A region of Lycium barbarum isolate Lr01 chromosome 1, ASM1917538v2, whole genome shotgun sequence DNA encodes the following proteins:
- the LOC132645008 gene encoding glutamate receptor 2.8-like, giving the protein MQSPKCHLLIFLIQLVSIISFYHYITPIRGEDETGVVEVDVGIILDLKTDVAKVMHTCILLALEDYHAASRSAIRIVPHLNDSNKDDVEAASAAIYLLKDVQVQAIFGPQTSTQTDFVIDIGKRVKVPILSPATSPSLTVKENPYFIRGALPSSSQTKAIAAIVKNFGWREVVVIYEDSAYGTGIVPHLTDALLEISTLVSYRSVISPSANDDQILRELYKLNTMQTRVFVVHLRPLLAKSLFLNANKAGMMSEGYAWIITDLLTSLLDSVDHSVIESSMQGVIGLKPYVPRTNELIDFTKRWRRRFRQEYPNTNTVELNVFGLWAYDGIKALTIAVEKVGGTSIPKFKKADTRKNLTDLDALGTSELGSLLIHSMKNITLKRSLSGDFRLIDGELQPSPYEIVNIIGKAERTIGFWTEKDGISCKLKMVPKTAAKCNNKQLGAIIWPGESHIVPKGWEIPTTGKKLMVGVPAKGWMNEFIEVKKDSKTQAVTATGFCADVFKEVILSLPYALRYEFIPFQIPDSPTSPDYDNLVKKVSSKEYDAVVGDVTILANRSEYVDFTLPFTESGISIVVPVKDDDRKNIWIFLKPLKSELWITTGAFFFFIGFVVWILEHRVNKEFRGPKCKQVGIIFWFSFSTLVFAHREQVKSNLTRFVMIVWVFVVLVLTSSYTASLTSMLTVQQLQPTITDLNDLIKNGEYVGYQEGSFVKDVLKRMKFDSSKFKSYTTLEEYNDALSKGSKNGGVGAIIDELPYLRLFLKKYCRKYIMVGQTYKTAGFGFVFPKGSPLVPDISRAVLRVMEGEFMNNVIQKYFGNETDCSQKDGMAITSDSLTLDSFKGLFLIAGVSAGSALLIFFLIFLYQNKEILTTDDSIRQKLSAIAKVFDEEKVKPDSKSEMLGEGNESQMTTLFAANAASPETLSYLPSQSPERTASPPYEGFSTTEPGTPVQEPITNEVRWQI; this is encoded by the exons ATGCAATCTCCAAAATGCCACTTGCTTATATTCTTGATTCAATTAGTCTCCATCATTAGCTTTTACCACTACATAACCCCAATAAGAGGTGAAGATGAAACTGGTGTTGTAGAAGTGGATGTGGGCATAATTCTTGATCTGAAAACAGATGTGGCAAAAGTAATGCACACATGTATCTTACTGGCACTTGAAGATTACCATGCCGCTAGTCGCAGTGCCATTCGGATAGTTCCTCACTTGAATGATTCGAACAAAGATGATGTTGAAGCAGCATCTGCAG CCATTTACTTGCTAAAGGATGTCCAAGTACAAGCTATATTTGGACCCCAAACGTCTACACAAACTGATTTTGTGATCGACATAGGCAAGAGAGTAAAAGTCCCTATACTTTCTCCAGCAACAAGTCCTTCACTTACAGTCAAGGAAAACCCCTACTTCATCAGAGGAGCACTTCCTTCTTCAAGCCAGACTAAGGCCATTGCAGCAATTGTTAAGAACTTTGGTTGGAGGGAGGTTGTAGTCATCTACGAGGATAGCGCCTATGGAACCGGGATAGTTCCACATTTGACTGATGCCTTACTGGAAATCAGCACTTTAGTCTCCTATAGAAGTGTTATTTCTCCTTCAGCCAATGATGATCAAATCCTCAGGGAGCTATACAAGTTGAATACTATGCAGACCAGAGTCTTCGTTGTGCACTTGCGACCATTACTTGCCAAAAGCCTTTTCCTCAACGCAAACAAAGCCGGGATGATGAGCGAAGGATATGCATGGATCATCACAGATCTGCTAACGAGTCTTCTGGACTCGGTAGATCATTCAGTGATTGAGTCATCAATGCAAGGTGTTATTGGTCTAAAGCCTTATGTTCCAAGAACCAATGAGCTTATCGATTTCACCAAGAGATGGAGAAGGAGATTTCGTCAAGAGTATCCGAACACGAACACAGTAGAACTCAATGTTTTTGGGCTGTGGGCGTATGATGGAATCAAAGCATTAACAATAGCAGTAGAAAAGGTGGGTGGCACTTCCATCCCAAAATTCAAGAAAGCAGACACTAGAAAGAACTTAACGGACTTGGATGCACTTGGAACCTCAGAGTTGGGATCTCTGCTCATTCACTCTATGAAAAACATAACGCTAAAAAGAAGTCTAAGTGGTGATTTCCGCCTCATTGATGGAGAATTGCAGCCTTCCCCATATGAGATTGTGAATATAATTGGGAAAGCAGAGAGAACAATTGGATTCTGGACAGAGAAAGATGGAATTTCATGTAAACTGAAGATGGTTCCTAAAACAGCTGCTAAGTGCAATAATAAGCAACTAGGAGCCATAATTTGGCCCGGTGAATCTCATATTGTTCCGAAAGGCTGGGAAATACCCACAACTGGGAAGAAGTTAATGGTCGGAGTTCCTGCCAAAGGATGGATGAACGAATTCATTGAAGTGAAAAAAGATTCAAAAACCCAAGCAGTAACTGCAACTGGTTTCTGTGCAGATGTCTTCAAAGAAGTCATCTTATCTTTGCCGTATGCTCTCCGTTATGAATTTATTCCATTTCAAATACCAGATAGCCCCACTTCTCCAGACTACGATAATCTTGTCAAAAAGGTCTCTTCTAAG GAATATGATGCAGTTGTAGGTGATGTGACCATTTTAGCAAACCGATCCGAGTATGTGGATTTTACGTTACCTTTTACGGAGTCGGGTATTTCAATAGTAGTGCCAGTAAAGGATGATGACAGGAAGAATATTTGgattttcttgaaacctctaaaGAGCGAGCTTTGGATAACAACTGGAGCATTCTTCTTCTTCATTGGTTTTGTGGTTTGGATACTCGAACATCGTGTAAACAAAGAGTTTCGAGGACCCAAATGCAAGCAAGTTGGGATTATATTCTGGTTTTCCTTCTCAACTCTCGTTTTTGCTCATA GAGAGCAGGTAAAAAGTAACTTAACAAGATTTGTGATGATTGTGTGGGTTTTCGTGGTTCTGGTACTGACATCAAGTTACACGGCCAGCTTAACATCTATGTTAACGGTACAACAGCTCCAACCTACGATAACAGACCTCAATGATCTCATTAAGAATGGAGAATATGTTGGGTATCAAGAGGGTTCCTTTGTCAAAGATGTCTTGAAGCGCATGAAATTTGATAGCTCCAAGTTCAAAAGTTATACCACATTGGAAGAGTATAATGATGCGCTTTCAAAAGGAAGTAAAAATGGAGGTGTTGGTGCAATTATTGATGAACTTCCTTATCTCAGACTCTTTCTCAAGAAGTACTGCAGGAAGTATATTATGGTCGGTCAGACTTACAAGACTGCTGGCTTTGGATTC GTCTTTCCAAAAGGGTCACCTTTGGTACCTGACATCTCAAGAGCAGTCTTGAGGGTGATGGAGGGAGAGTTTATGAATAATGTAATACAGAAATACTTTGGGAATGAAACAGATTGTTCACAGAAAGACGGAATGGCTATAACATCTGATAGCCTCACGCTAGATAGTTTTAAGGGCCTTTTCCTCATAGCTGGTGTATCAGCAGGTTCCGCTCTTCTCATATTCTTCCTCATCTTCCTTTATCAGAATAAGGAAATCTTAACGACTGATGACTCAATAAGACAAAAGCTTTCTGCCATAGCAAAGGTCTTCGATGAAGAGAAAGTGAAACCTGATTCTAAGTCAGAAATGTTGGGCGAAGGCAATGAAAGCCAAATGACTACACTGTTTGCAGCAAATGCAGCTTCCCCTGAAACATTGTCCTACCTTCCTTCACAAAGCCCAGAAAGAACTGCATCACCTCCATATGAAGGATTCTCTACAACAGAACCTGGAACTCCAGTTCAAGAACCCATTACAAATGAAGTGAGATGGCAGATATAA